CTGGGCGACGATGCGTTAGCCAAGGGTCTCAGTCTCGAAAAAGACTGGGTCGTGAAAGTGATCAAAGCCGTCGGCAATTACGGCGAGATTTACGATCGCACGCTCGGACCGAGCACACCACTCAACATCCCGCGCGGTCCGAACAATCTATGGACCAAGGGCGGTCTGCTCTATCCGCCGCCGTATCGCTAGTCTCTGACCCTCACCCTGCCCTCCCCCTTTCAGGGGGAGGGTTAGGGTGGGGGTTTGTCTTGCATCGGAGATATTATTGTGCAACACCCGTCCGTTATGCAACACGCTGCTGTACCATTTTGGCGCGACGTGCGCGTCATTGCCATCATCAGTCAGATTTTATTTATCCTCATTCTGATTCTTGCCGCCGCGTTTTTCTACAACAACCTCACCTCCGCGATGCGCCAGCGCGGGTTGGCGGCGGGATACGATTATCTCGAGCGCGAAGCCGCGTTCGAGATCGGTGAAAGTCTCATCGAGTACAAACCTACCGATACGTACGGGCGCGCGTTCGCGGTCGGCTTGCTCAACACACTCCTCGTCAGCGTCGTCGGCATCGTGCTCTCGACGATTCTCGGCGTCATCACCGGCGTCGCGCGCTTGTCGTCGAACTGGCTGGCGAACAACCTCGCGGCGTGGTACATCGAAGTCATTCGCAACACGCCGCTCCTCGTGCAACTCATCTTTATTTATTTCGGCGTGTTCGTGAAATTTCCGCCGGTGCGTGAAAGCATCGAACTCCCCGGCTCCATCTACGCGAGCCAACGCGGCATCTACCTGCCGAAACCTCTGCCGACCGACACGTTTCAATTCTGGCTTGCGTTCATCGCCGCCGCCGTCGTCATCGCGATAATCGCGTGGGTGATGCTCACGCGCCATCCCAGGATGCGTTACAGTTTCACACCGCACCTGAGCGTGCTCGCGGCGCTGATTATTTTTCCGCTGATCGGTTGGTTCGCCGCTGGCGCATCTCCGCTCAACCTGGAACTGCCCGAGCGCGGGCGATTCAATTTCTCCGGCGGCATCGCGCTCTCGCCGGAATTTGGCGCGCTCGTTTTTGGTTTGGTGATTTACACTGCCGCGTTCATCGCCGAAGTCGTGCGCGGCGGGATTCAGGCGGTCAGCAAAGGACAAATCGAAGCCGCGCGCGCGGTGGGCTTGGGCGAAGGGCAAACGCTGTCGCTCGTCGTCTTTCCGCAAGCGATGCGCGTCATCATTCCGCCGCTCACCAGTCAGTATCTCAACCT
This sequence is a window from Chloroflexota bacterium. Protein-coding genes within it:
- a CDS encoding ABC transporter permease subunit (The N-terminal region of this protein, as described by TIGR01726, is a three transmembrane segment that identifies a subfamily of ABC transporter permease subunits, which specificities that include histidine, arginine, glutamine, glutamate, L-cystine (sic), the opines (in Agrobacterium) octopine and nopaline, etc.), giving the protein MQHAAVPFWRDVRVIAIISQILFILILILAAAFFYNNLTSAMRQRGLAAGYDYLEREAAFEIGESLIEYKPTDTYGRAFAVGLLNTLLVSVVGIVLSTILGVITGVARLSSNWLANNLAAWYIEVIRNTPLLVQLIFIYFGVFVKFPPVRESIELPGSIYASQRGIYLPKPLPTDTFQFWLAFIAAAVVIAIIAWVMLTRHPRMRYSFTPHLSVLAALIIFPLIGWFAAGASPLNLELPERGRFNFSGGIALSPEFGALVFGLVIYTAAFIAEVVRGGIQAVSKGQIEAARAVGLGEGQTLSLVVFPQAMRVIIPPLTSQYLNLAKNSSLAVAIGYPDLFSVNQTIANQTGQPVPAILLVMGTYLAMSLFTSLLMNLYNRRVQILER